In Miscanthus floridulus cultivar M001 unplaced genomic scaffold, ASM1932011v1 os_1887, whole genome shotgun sequence, the following proteins share a genomic window:
- the LOC136534391 gene encoding protein ARV 2-like isoform X4, translating into MGDAQAAGEGPRCVGCGGRVKTLFVQYSPGNIRLMKCDKCKAVADPYIECEFMIILIDLVLHKTRAYRHVLFNKLSMGSSVDKGILYRSTLIHIALDAFRISFSKGNRADGASSRSIFSTISNCTEVIGDALLGNIIFMIMLLLGVRFILKLSFDIISCFAVSKSPLLRGLPTSACSKILDPAMDPWNALSLNKSRPSSSFKHGPNLHMDRPGASSHA; encoded by the exons ATGGGTGATGCGCAGGCGGCAGGGGAGGGTCCGCGCTGCGTTGGATGCGGCGGGCGCGTGAAGACGCTCTTCGTGCAGTACTCCCCGGGAAACATCCGCTTGATGAAATGC GATAAGTGCAAGGCTGTTGCTGATCCCTACATCGAGTGCGAGTTCATG ATCATCTTGATTGATCTCGTCCTGCACAAGACAAGGGCGTACCGCCATGTTCTGTTTAATAAGCTGAGCATGGGATCATCTGTTGACAAG GGAATACTTTACCGGTCTACTTTGATACATATTGCTCTTGACGCAT TCAGAATATCTTTTTCGAAAGGAAACAGAGCTGATGGGGCTTCTTCCAGGAGTATTTTCTCAACAATTTCCAATTGCACTGAG GTTATTGGCGATGCATTGTTGGGAAACATCATATTTATGATCATGTTACTCCTGGGAGTGCGATTTATTCTCAAATTATCTTTCGATATTATAAG TTGTTTCGCAGTTTCCAAAAGCCCACTGCTTCGCGGTCTGCCTACTAGCGCATGCAGCAAAATACTTGACCCAGCGATGGATCCTTGGAACGCCTTGAGCCTGAACAAGTCCAGACCATCCTCGAGCTTCAAGCATGGCCCTAATCTACATATGGACCGTCCTGGTGCTTCTAGCCACGCCTAG
- the LOC136534391 gene encoding protein ARV 2-like isoform X1 has translation MGDAQAAGEGPRCVGCGGRVKTLFVQYSPGNIRLMKCDKCKAVADPYIECEFMIILIDLVLHKTRAYRHVLFNKLSMGSSVDKGILYRSTLIHIALDAFRISFSKGNRADGASSRSIFSTISNCTEVIGDALLGNIIFMIMLLLGVRFILKLSFDIIRYRDVLFSVIISSYFKLFLFTMMVWEFPSSVIFIVEMFVLSSNVVALRGTHSTAHFPHEYIHSPNVCSLIKCCSPESCFAVSKSPLLRGLPTSACSKILDPAMDPWNALSLNKSRPSSSFKHGPNLHMDRPGASSHA, from the exons ATGGGTGATGCGCAGGCGGCAGGGGAGGGTCCGCGCTGCGTTGGATGCGGCGGGCGCGTGAAGACGCTCTTCGTGCAGTACTCCCCGGGAAACATCCGCTTGATGAAATGC GATAAGTGCAAGGCTGTTGCTGATCCCTACATCGAGTGCGAGTTCATG ATCATCTTGATTGATCTCGTCCTGCACAAGACAAGGGCGTACCGCCATGTTCTGTTTAATAAGCTGAGCATGGGATCATCTGTTGACAAG GGAATACTTTACCGGTCTACTTTGATACATATTGCTCTTGACGCAT TCAGAATATCTTTTTCGAAAGGAAACAGAGCTGATGGGGCTTCTTCCAGGAGTATTTTCTCAACAATTTCCAATTGCACTGAG GTTATTGGCGATGCATTGTTGGGAAACATCATATTTATGATCATGTTACTCCTGGGAGTGCGATTTATTCTCAAATTATCTTTCGATATTATAAG GTACAGGGATGTTTTGTTCTCTGTCATCATTTCAAGCTACTTCAAGTTGTTTCTTTTCACAATGATG GTTTGGGAGTTCCCATCATCTGTTATATTCATTGTTGAAATGTTTGTTCTCTCATCAAATGTTGTAGCCCTGAGAGGTACACACAGCACTGCACATTTTCCCcatgaatatattcattctccaAATGTTTGTTCTCTCATCAAATGTTGTAGCCCTGAGAG TTGTTTCGCAGTTTCCAAAAGCCCACTGCTTCGCGGTCTGCCTACTAGCGCATGCAGCAAAATACTTGACCCAGCGATGGATCCTTGGAACGCCTTGAGCCTGAACAAGTCCAGACCATCCTCGAGCTTCAAGCATGGCCCTAATCTACATATGGACCGTCCTGGTGCTTCTAGCCACGCCTAG
- the LOC136534391 gene encoding protein ARV 2-like isoform X3, with amino-acid sequence MGDAQAAGEGPRCVGCGGRVKTLFVQYSPGNIRLMKCDKCKAVADPYIECEFMIILIDLVLHKTRAYRHVLFNKLSMGSSVDKGILYRSTLIHIALDAFRISFSKGNRADGASSRSIFSTISNCTEVIGDALLGNIIFMIMLLLGVRFILKLSFDIIRYRDVLFSVIISSYFKLFLFTMMVWEFPSSVIFIVEMFVLSSNVVALRVVSQFPKAHCFAVCLLAHAAKYLTQRWILGTP; translated from the exons ATGGGTGATGCGCAGGCGGCAGGGGAGGGTCCGCGCTGCGTTGGATGCGGCGGGCGCGTGAAGACGCTCTTCGTGCAGTACTCCCCGGGAAACATCCGCTTGATGAAATGC GATAAGTGCAAGGCTGTTGCTGATCCCTACATCGAGTGCGAGTTCATG ATCATCTTGATTGATCTCGTCCTGCACAAGACAAGGGCGTACCGCCATGTTCTGTTTAATAAGCTGAGCATGGGATCATCTGTTGACAAG GGAATACTTTACCGGTCTACTTTGATACATATTGCTCTTGACGCAT TCAGAATATCTTTTTCGAAAGGAAACAGAGCTGATGGGGCTTCTTCCAGGAGTATTTTCTCAACAATTTCCAATTGCACTGAG GTTATTGGCGATGCATTGTTGGGAAACATCATATTTATGATCATGTTACTCCTGGGAGTGCGATTTATTCTCAAATTATCTTTCGATATTATAAG GTACAGGGATGTTTTGTTCTCTGTCATCATTTCAAGCTACTTCAAGTTGTTTCTTTTCACAATGATG GTTTGGGAGTTCCCATCATCTGTTATATTCATTGTTGAAATGTTTGTTCTCTCATCAAATGTTGTAGCCCTGAGAG TTGTTTCGCAGTTTCCAAAAGCCCACTGCTTCGCGGTCTGCCTACTAGCGCATGCAGCAAAATACTTGACCCAGCGATGGATCCTTGGAACGCCTTGA
- the LOC136534391 gene encoding protein ARV 2-like isoform X2, whose protein sequence is MGDAQAAGEGPRCVGCGGRVKTLFVQYSPGNIRLMKCDKCKAVADPYIECEFMIILIDLVLHKTRAYRHVLFNKLSMGSSVDKGILYRSTLIHIALDAFRISFSKGNRADGASSRSIFSTISNCTEVIGDALLGNIIFMIMLLLGVRFILKLSFDIIRDVLFSVIISSYFKLFLFTMMVWEFPSSVIFIVEMFVLSSNVVALRGTHSTAHFPHEYIHSPNVCSLIKCCSPESCFAVSKSPLLRGLPTSACSKILDPAMDPWNALSLNKSRPSSSFKHGPNLHMDRPGASSHA, encoded by the exons ATGGGTGATGCGCAGGCGGCAGGGGAGGGTCCGCGCTGCGTTGGATGCGGCGGGCGCGTGAAGACGCTCTTCGTGCAGTACTCCCCGGGAAACATCCGCTTGATGAAATGC GATAAGTGCAAGGCTGTTGCTGATCCCTACATCGAGTGCGAGTTCATG ATCATCTTGATTGATCTCGTCCTGCACAAGACAAGGGCGTACCGCCATGTTCTGTTTAATAAGCTGAGCATGGGATCATCTGTTGACAAG GGAATACTTTACCGGTCTACTTTGATACATATTGCTCTTGACGCAT TCAGAATATCTTTTTCGAAAGGAAACAGAGCTGATGGGGCTTCTTCCAGGAGTATTTTCTCAACAATTTCCAATTGCACTGAG GTTATTGGCGATGCATTGTTGGGAAACATCATATTTATGATCATGTTACTCCTGGGAGTGCGATTTATTCTCAAATTATCTTTCGATATTATAAG GGATGTTTTGTTCTCTGTCATCATTTCAAGCTACTTCAAGTTGTTTCTTTTCACAATGATG GTTTGGGAGTTCCCATCATCTGTTATATTCATTGTTGAAATGTTTGTTCTCTCATCAAATGTTGTAGCCCTGAGAGGTACACACAGCACTGCACATTTTCCCcatgaatatattcattctccaAATGTTTGTTCTCTCATCAAATGTTGTAGCCCTGAGAG TTGTTTCGCAGTTTCCAAAAGCCCACTGCTTCGCGGTCTGCCTACTAGCGCATGCAGCAAAATACTTGACCCAGCGATGGATCCTTGGAACGCCTTGAGCCTGAACAAGTCCAGACCATCCTCGAGCTTCAAGCATGGCCCTAATCTACATATGGACCGTCCTGGTGCTTCTAGCCACGCCTAG